The Campylobacter concisus sequence CTAAAATTTCTGCAGCTTCGTTTATAGCTAGCTTTTGCATCTAATTTCCGTTTAAAATAAAATAAAAAAATTGCTTTGATTATAAAAAAATAAGGCTAAAAGAAGAGTTAAACAAAGAGAGCAAAGCCCTCTTTGTCTTGGTTTTAGAGTCTTGACTCGTAGCGTCTAAGCATATAAAGACGTTTAAGCATTTTCTTGCGAGCTGCAATTTTTTGTTTCTTGCGGATCTCAGTTTTAGGCTCAAAGAAGCGTCTAGCTCTTGCTTCAGTTACTACTAAGTTACGGTCAGTTTGTTTTTTAAACTTTCTATAACCCTCGTCAAATGACTCGTTAGGATGTACCTTAATACCAGGCAACGTCCTCACCACCTTTCAGATTAAAATAAGCCGTGAGTATAGTTTAATTTTCATAAATTTAAGCTTTTAACTATTTTTTTTTAAAACTCTTTTAATGCCATAAGCTTTATAATCATAAAATTTCAAAAAAGGCTTATTATGTCAAAGGAGTTTCATCTTAGTTACGCCAAGAGGCGTTACATTTTTTTCGCCTGTATTACGCTATTTGTCTTTATTTTGCCATTTATCAGGATAAATGATGCGCAGCTATTTTTGCTAAGTTTTGATAAAAGTAGAGTTGATCTCTTTTTTGCAAAATTTGATATGCAAGAGCTTTATTTGTTGCCATTTTTATTTATTATTTTGTTCTTAAGCATATTTTTTCTAACGACACTTGCAGGGCGCGTTTGGTGCGGTTGGAGCTGTCCGCAAACTATTTTTAGAACGATATTTCGTGACCTTTTGCAAACTAAAATTTTAAAGATCAGAAAAAATATCCAAAATAAGCAAAATGAGCCAAAAGGACAAATTTTAAAGCGTGCTTTAGCAGTTGGAATTTGGTGTATTTTAGCTCTTGTTATTTCGGCAAATTTTTTATGGTATTTTGTGCCACCGCTTGATTTTTTTGCTTATTTAAAAGAGCCAAGTGAACATGGAGTTTTGCTTGCATTTTGGCTTGTTATAGCTATTTGGTTAGTTTATGATGTCATCATTTTAAAAGAAAATTTTTGCATTTATGTCTGTCCTTACGCTAGGGTGCAATCAGTGATGTTTGATAACGATACGATCCAAGTTATTTACAATCAAAAAAGAGGCGGCGTAATCTATAACGGAAAAGAGAAATTTAAAAAGCCAAAAGAAGAGGGCGCGCTATGTACTGGCTGCGAGGCATGCGTGAGGATATGCCCAACGCACATTGATATAAGAAAAGGCATGCAGCTTGAATGTATAAATTGTCTAGAGTGTAGCGATGCTTGCGCTAAAGTGATGAAGCATTTTGATGAAAGCTCGCTTATTGAGTGGAGAAGTATAAACTCTATAAAAGAGCAAAAAAGAGTCAAAATTTTACGCTTTAGAACGGTTGCTTATCTTGTCATTTTGGGCATTGTTTTGACAGCTGGGGTATTGATGAGTGGCAAAAAAGAAAGTATGCTTTTAAACATAAATAGAACAAGCGAGCTTTATAAAATTTTAGGTGAAAATGAAGTCGAAAATTCTTACGTATTTTTGGTGCAAAACACACAAAATAAAGAGCATACCTTTTACTTTGAAGTAGATGATAAGAATATAGAAATTTCTCGTCCAAATAAGCCATTTATATTAAAAGCTGGCGCAAAACAACGAGTAATCGTCACATTAAAATCAAAAAATGAAAATTTAAGCGATAAAGATCTTTTAAAACATATAAATATAAAAGCCTATGCCACTGACGAGCCAGCTATCAGCGTGCAAAGGCAAAGTACTTTTATCTATCCTAAAAGATGATAAAATGGCAAAAATTTAACAGGAAGCAAGATGGCGATCTCAGAAAAGGGTAAAAAAAGATACGAACTTATCGTAAAAACAGCACTTGAGCTATTTTTAGAAAAAGGATACGAAAAGACAAGCTTAAGTGACATCGTAGCGATAAGTGGCGGATCGCTTTCTAGTATTTACACGTTTTTTGAGAACAAAGAGGGGCTTTTTGAGGCGATCGTTGAGCAAGAGATAGATAGCCTTATAAAAGAGATCGATGAGAAAATAGATCTTAAAATTTCTCACAGCTTGGAGGAATTTTTAACCAAATTTGCAACCATAATATTTTCTATTACTTGCAGCAAAAGGCATATCTCTCTTGGTAGGATAATGATGAGTGAGGGTTCTAAAAATGGTGGCAAACTTGGTAAGACGTTTTTGGATCAAATTTTAAAAAAAAATCGATCTTGTGCTTATAAATTTCTTTGAAAGAGATGAGGTAAAAGCCAAGCTTGATTCAAAATTTTCAGCCAAATTTGCTGCAAAGTACTTTATACAAAGTGTGATTGGGGCTTATTACTACGATTCGCTTTTGATAAATGAAGAACCAAAGCTTAGTGAAAGAGAGCGTAAAAAGCATGTTGGCTTATGTGTTGAGTTGTTTTTGAATGGAATTAGTAAAAAATAAAATTGACTTTTTATTTGTTTTCTAATAGAATCGAGAACTTTAAATTTTTGTAACAATTATTACAAAAACTAAATATGATATTAAAATTTAAAATTAAGAGAGGTTTTTATGGCAAATTTTAAAAGTGCTCTTGTGCTTTCGGTTGCAGTTTTATTTCTAAGTGGTTGTTTTGAAAATAAAGAGAATAAAGCGGCAGCAGGTCGCCAGATGCCGCTATCTCATGTGGATATTTTTACCGCACAAAAAACAGACATACCTATTAGTTTTGATTACACTGCAACGGTTGCAAGTAGTCAAGATGTTATTATCTATCCAAAAGTTGGCGGAACTATCATAAAGCAGTTTTTTAAGCCGGGAAGCAAAGTAAAAGCAGGTGATAAGTTATTTTTGATAGATCCAGAAAAATATCAAGCTAGCTTTGACTCGCTTGATGCCTCTGTTGGCGTTGCAAATGCAAATTTGAAAAATGCCGAGACAGAGTTTAAAAGAATTTCTGCCCTTTATAAGAAAAATGCAGTCTCTCAAAAAGACTACGACGCAGCAGTTGCAGCCTATGACATTGCAAATGCGAATTTAGTAAGCGCAAAAGCAAATTTAAAAAATGCAAAAATAGATCTTGGCTACACGACTATCACAGCGCCATTTGACGGCGTAGTGGGTGATAATCAAGTAGATATTGGCTCGCTTGTCATAGCAAACCAAACAAAGCTCGTAAGACTTACAAAAATAAATCCTATTGAAGCAGAATTTTATATTGCCGATGTGGATAATCTAACTAGAAAGACAAATTTGGATAACGGCTCATGGCAACAGCTAAATAGTGACGCTGTGTTAAGTGTCAATGGCGAAAATTTTAATGGTAAAGTAAATTTTATAGATAGTGTCGTAAATACCGCGACTGGCAGCGTTTTAGCAAAGGCTAGCTTTGATAACAATGAGGGTAAAATTTTACCAGGTGCGTTTGGTCATATAAAGATGAGTGGCTTTGTTCAAAAAAATGCCTTTAACATCCCACAAGTTGCCCTTCAACAAAGCGCTACAAACTCTTATGTTTTAGTCGTAAAAGATGGCAAAGTAAGCCAAAAAAATGTAAAAATAGGATATCAAACAAAAAATATGGTAGCAGTCACTGAAGGTCTTGAAGAGGGAGATAAGATAATCGTTAATAACTTCCTTAAAATCGGAGTTGGTGCACCAGTTGAAACTGATAAAGACCTAAGTGCGGAATTTATAAACGGCAAAGATGCAAACGCTACAAGTAGCAAGTAAAGGCAGATAGATGTTTTCAAAATTTTTCATAAACCGCCCGATATTTGCGACTGTTATATCTATCATCATAGTTATAGCGGGTTTTATGGGTATCAAAGGGCTTCCTATAGAGGAGTATCCAAGTCTTACACCGCCTACTGTCTCTGTAAGTGCGACATATAGCGGTGCTGATGCGCAGACTATCGCCGACTCAGTCGCAAGTGCGATAGAAGATCAGATAAATGGCGTTGAAAATATGCTATATATGCAAAGTACCTCAAGCTCAGCAGGTACTATGAATATAAGCGTATATTTTAAGATCGGCTCATCGTCAAAACAAGCTACGATCGACGTAAATAACCGCGTGCAAGCAGCTCTTTCAAGATTACCTCAAGAAGTGCAAAATATGGGTGTAACGGTGCGTGAAAGAAGCGGCTCGATCCTTCAAGTTGTTGGCTTTACAAATCCAAATATGGATTTGATCGAACTATATAACTATGTAAATTTAAATATTGCTGATGAGATAAAAAGGGTTAGTGGTATCGGTGATACAGTATTGATAGGTACTAAAGAGTATTCTATGAGAATTTGGCTAAAGCCAGATAGACTAGCTCATTTTAAACTAACTCCAAGCGACGTCATTTCTCAAGTAAAAATTCAAAACTCACAATACGCTGCTGGCAAGATAGGCGAACAGCCATCGGATGGTGGTAATCCTTATGTTTATTCTGTTCGTACCGATGGACGTCTTAAAAATGCAGCTCAGTTTGGCGATATAATAATTAAAAGTTCCGATGGATCAGTGTTGAAGCTAAAAGATGTAGCTACCATAGAGCTTGGAGCAGCTAGCTATGCTAACGATGCGATGTTAAACGGCAAACCAGCTATTCCTCTTTTGCTATTTTTACAAAACGATGCGAATGCTCTTGCTACCGCAAATGCTGTAAAAGAAAAGCTTAACGAGCTAAAGAAAACTTATCCTGTTGGCCTAGAGCACACCATAGCTTACAATCCAACAGAATTTATAGATGTTTCAATTGATGAGGTTATAAAAACTTTCATTGAAGCGATGATACTTGTCTTAATCGTAATGTACTTTTTCCTAAAAAGTTTTCGTGCAACTATCATTCCGATGCTTGCCGTGCCAGTATCTATCATAGGTACATTTGGCGGACTTTATATTATGGGTTTTAGTATAAATTTGATCACACTTTTTGCTCTGATCCTAGCCATCGGTATCGTCGTAGATGACGCTATTATTGTCATAGAAAATGTCGAGAGAATTTTACATGAAGATAAAGAGATAAGCGTAAAAGACGCGACGTTTAAGGCAATGGAGGAGGTGCAAACTCCAGTTATCTCTATCGTACTCGTGCTTTGCGCAGTTTTCGTGCCAGTTTCATTTATGGAAGGCTTTGTTGGCGTCATACAAAAGCAGTTTGCTCTAACGCTTGTTGTTTCTGTTTGTATCTCAGGCTTTGTTGCTCTCACTCTTACGCCAGCGCTTTGTGCGGTTATGCTTAAGAAACAAGAGAGTAAGCCATTTTGGATAGTTCAGAAATTTAACGACTTCTTTGACTTTAGCACCAGACTCTTTACGGCTGGAGTGGCTAAAATTTTAAGGCATATTATTATTAGCTTTATTGTAATTGGTATTTTAGGATTTGCCACTTATAAGCTATTTGATGCTGTGCCAAAAGGACTTGTGCCTTCAGAAGACAAGGGTGCTTTAATGGTTATCACCTCACTTCCGCCTTCAACAAATATGCTAAAGACAAAAGAAGAAGTAGTCTCGATTAGCAACGCCATTTTAAGCAATCCAAATGTTGAGTTCACTATGGCTTTTGCAGGTTATGACATACTAGCTAGCTCGCTTAGGGAAAATTCAGCCGTTAGCTTTATAAAGCTAAAAGATTGGAGTGAGAGAAAAGGCGCTAACAATGGAGCTGATACATTAGCTGGACAGTTTAATGGTATGCTTTGGGGCTCAAAAAACTCAATGACATTCGTTGTAAATTTACCACCTATCATGGGTCTTTCAATGACTGGTGGCTTTGAGATGTATCTACAAAATAAAAGCGGCAAGAGTTACAACGAGATAGAAGCAGACGCTAGAAAAGTATCAGCAATAGCCAATGCAAGGCCTGAACTAACAAATGTGAGAACCACGCTTGAGACAAATTATCGTCAGTTTAAGATAACAGTTGATAAAGAAAAAGCTAAATTATTTGGCGTAAGTGAGAGCGAAATTTTTAGCACGGTAGCAGCTACTTTTGGCTCTTACTATATAAATGACTTCAATCTTGCTGGTAAATCTTACCGAGTATATGCAAGAGCTGAGGAAAGTTTTAGAAATAATCCTGAGGATCTAAGAAAAATTTTCGTCCGCTCATATGATGGCGGCATGGTGCCACTAAATTCAGTAGCAACACTTACAAGAACGATCGGACCTGATATCGTTGATAGATTTAACCTCTTTCCATCAGCTAAGATCATGGGCGATCCAAAACCTGGCTACACATCAGGTGATGCGATCAGAGCGATCCAAGAGGTCGTAAATGACACGCTAAGCAGCGAGGACTACGCTATAAGCTGGGCGGGAACGGCGTATCAAGAGGTAAATTCTCAGGGAACTGGCACAGTCGCCTTTATCTTTGGTATGATCTTTGTCTTTTTGATCCTTGCTGCTCAGTACGAGAGATGGCTCATTCCACTTGCGGTTATCACAGCCGTACCATTTGCGGTATTTGGCTCATTGCTAGCAGTCTGGATAAGAGGACTAACAAACGACATCTACTTTGAGATCGGACTCTTGTTGCTTATTGGTCTGGCGGCTAAAAACGCCATTTTAATCGTAGAATTTGCAATGCAAGAGCGTGATAGCGGAAAGAGTATCTTTGACTCAGCGATAAATGCAGCTAGACTTCGCTTTAGACCAATTGTAATGACATCAATCGCATTTACTCTAGGCGTCTTCCCGATGGTTATAAGTACAGGCGCAGGCGCTGCATCTCGTCACTCACTTGGAACTGGCGTGGTTGGCGGTATGATCGCTTCTACGACGATAGCGATATTTTTTGTACCAATGTTTTATTATTTGCTTGAAAATTTAAATGAGAAGTACTGGAAAAAGGGAGCAAAAAAAGATGAGAAATAAGGCGTTTATACTTATAACGGCGGCGTTTTTAGCTGGTTGCTCATTTCGTCCAGATATGCCAAATGTAGATACAAATTTCACATCTACTTACACTTATGAGACAAGCGATATAAGGGATCTTTGGTGGAGAGAATTTAACGATGAAAATTTAAATTCTCTAGTAGAAAATACACTTGAGAAAAATACAAATTTACGTGTTGCTTATTTAAATTTAGAGAAAGCAAAAGCAAGCCTTGGCGTAGCTGAGGCGGATTTGCTTCCTGGTATAAATTTAAATATAGGCTACGAAAAAGCAAAAAGTAGCGGCGAAACATATACTAAACAACCACAAACTCGTTATAGAAAATCAGATATAAATTTAGGATTAAACTATGAGATTGATCTTTGGGGTAGAGTAAGAAATAATGTAGCAGCGGCCGAAGAAAGCCTAAATGCAACCAAATTTGACTACGATAGCGCGAGACTAAGTATCAGCTCAAGTGTTGCAAAAAGCTACTTTGCGTTAGTTTCATTAAATATGCAAGAAGCTGTGCTAAGAGAGACTTTAAAAACCTATGAAGACACGCTAGTGCTTCGCAAAACACAGCTTGATCTTGGAAGCATAAATGAGATGACTTATTTGCAAAGCAAGGCAGCAGTAGAAAGCGCTAAGACCAATCTTACTTCTATATTAAATGCAAAGTCAAAAGCTATCACCTCACTAGCTATCTTGACTGGTAAAAGTAATAATGAAATTTTAGGTGGAGCTATTGCTAGCTCACAAAATTTACCAGCTTCTCCAGAGATAAGTGCTGGCATTAGCTCTGAAATTTTGCTAAGAAGAAGCGACGTGGCAAAGGCACTGGCTGATCTAAAATCTACAAATGCTCTTGTTGGTGTTGCAAGGGCTGAGTATTTTCCAAGTATTTCACTGACTGGACTTTTTGGCTTTTCAAGTATTGATTTTGAAAATATCTTTGTTGGAAATGCCAATACATGGAGCATAGGGGGCTCTTTAGCTCAGAAAATTTTTGATTTTGGTAGGACAAAAAATAATGTAGCAGTGGCTAAAACAAATGAACAAATTGCCGCTGTTAATTATGAAGCAGCGGTAAAATCGGCTCTTGGTGAAGTAAGAGATGCACTTGTTTCAAGGCAAAATGCAAAAATTTCTTTGGAACAAGTGAAAAATTTGCTAAAATCCCAACAAAGAATTTACTCGCTTGCTAAAGAGCAATATGATGCTGGCTATATTGGACATTTAGAGCTTCTTGATGCGCAGAGAAATTTGCTTCAAGCAAAATTACAAGATGTCTCAGCTAAGCTTGATGAGGTTGATAGCGCAGTTGAAGTTTATAGAGCTTTTGGTGGCGGTTTTAAGTTAGAAAAATAATTAAAAAAGGAGAGAAATTGGGAACTAAGATATTAAATTTCTTGTTTTCTTGGGGATTTTTTGTTTTTGCTATCGCTCTTGGCGTAGCATTATGGTTTGCGATAAATTACGTTGATACATTTAGGCTTGAGTCAAGCTTTTATGATATCGGTGAGATATTTATGATGGCGGCTGTTTTTTGTATCGCCTTTTATGTGATCGCAGCAATATTTGTTATTCCTATTAGAGCGATCAAAAAATCTTAATCTTTCATCTAAGGATAAAATCCTTAGATGAACTTCTTGGCTTCATTATGTGAAATTCTTAGATTTTTGATTGTTTATTTTAAAAATTTATTTATGAAATTTACCGCATTTATATTACTTCTAATAAGTATATTCTTAATAGCTTGCTCAGCTAATCAAGCAAATAAAAAGATAAGTAACTCTGAACTAGAAAACTTAGCTAAACAATATGGTGGAGTGTATATATTTAATCAAAAATTTGTTGATGAGATAGAGAGAAGAGAAAAAGAAAGAGAAGAGCTAGCCAAAAATTTAGGTGATAAAATAAGATCTAATCCTAGAAAGATAAAACAAGGTGATAAATTTATAACGATATATGATGTAGACATGACCTTGGTAAATCAAAAATTCCCTCAAACCCTCTCAAATGGCAAAAGATATTATACTCGTTGGATAGATTATGAAAACCAAACTGGCAAAGAAGCCAAAGTACCAGAAGTTTATATAAATAAGATAAAAGAATTTATGGGCGAAAGCAACTATGATAAATCTCCAAATTTCCCTATTTTAGTAATGTTTTATGTCAATGATAATGACAAAATAGTACCTATAAAACTATCAATGTCTTATACATACTATAAAACCAGATATGGCTTATTTGGAGATGAAGGAATGGGAATTAGATTTAAAGATGAAGAGCAAATTCTTATACGTGGTGGTAATAAATTTATATTAATTAATGACAAATTTACAAGAGTAGAAAAGTAAAAGGATTTATATTGAAATCAACTAAATCAAATAAAGAGCTAATAAATTGCTTTAAAGACTATATTGATATAGCTGATGCAAGTTATGCAATGCTTCATAATGTATTTGAGAATGAAAGAAATGGACTTGATGAGCTTTATGATAAATTTGGTAAAGATAATGTTCCTGACAACATTGCAAATTCATATAGAAAAGATGAGATAGATAAACCTATTTGGAGATATGCGGATGGTATAACAAAAGGTGATGTTTTAAAATCAGATCAAAAAGATGAGAATAATAACACAATAAAAATTACTGGTAACCCTACTGCTTATGCTCTTTGTATTGAGGCCAGATTTATGGCAGATAAATTTGTAAAAAAACCTAATGCTAAACCTAATAAAAAACCGAAACAATTAGAAAACAATGTAAAAAGATTTATAACAACTCCAACTGATGAAAAAGGTGAAGCAATAGGAGATCCTTATATTTTTTATAAGGAAAATGATCTCTCCCCTCGCACAAAACTCTTTGTTAATCGCTATGAGCTAGTAAAGCACATACCTAATCAAAAGTCAGGTTTTAGCTCAACTATATTTTATGACACGCTTAAGTCAAACTATATAATAGGCTTTAGAGGAACAGAGATGAAAATAAATGATCTCTTAGATGATGCCTTTATGGCTATCACATCAAGAGCACTTATGCAAATATCTGCTTTAAAATCACTTCAATCCTCTATGCAAGAAGCTATAAATTCTCATAGTCAAAACTTAAGTGGTTTAGATAACACCGCCAAAGACATCATCCTATCAGGTCACTCATTAGGAGGTCATCTAGCTCAAATATATGCAGTAACCTTTAAAGATAGCGGAGTAAAAGAACTTTATACTTATAACGCTCCAGGAATTTATGGTGGTATATTAGCTTCAGCTTTTACTTGGAGCTTAAGGCTTCTTAGCTTTGTGGCTAAAGCCATAGCAAAAGGTGCAAGATGGATAGCAAGGGTCATAGACAAAGATGGCTTTATAGGAAAGATGGTAGGCTCAGTCTTTAACAAGATAAAAGGTATGTTTGGCTTTAAGGATGATAAGAGTAGCGTAGATGAATACGTAGATGTAGTTAAAAATAATGAACAAGCTCAAAAGACTCTTGCAGATAAAAAGGTGAGCTCTAATATAAATAAAGCTAGCAAAGAAAAAGATATAGACATAGAGATACATCACGTAGAGAGCGTTAAACAAAGTATAAATAGAGATGAAGATAGCTTTTCAAAAGATGTAGCTGTTTTGATAGAACCTACCTTTTCAGTAATATCTGATCTAGGCTATAAGCTAGGCATAGATACAACTGGCGAAGTAAAGTATGAAAATACCGAGAATAGACACTTGGTGAATATATTAATTAGATCTCACTTTTTAAAAGAGAGCGTTTTAGTTTTATATATGTTGTGTTATCTCTTGGAAAACAAAGAAAATGAAGCCAAGATAGAGGGTAAAGATATAGCTGAAGCGCTTGATTATCTAAATGAATATATCCAGTCGCTTAAATTTAAACTAAAATGCATAAGATCGAAGTTAAATTTAGATGTAAATATAGATGATATAAGCGATGCTTCTATGCTAGATACGCCTTTATATATCTTTTATGCTTATTTAAATCTCTTTTATGAATATGGCAAATTTAGTGATGAAAATTTTAAGCAAGATATGGTCGGGTATATAATAGAAAATTTAGGCAACAACATAGATAAAAATAGCAACAAAGAGGCACATCTAGTAAAGATACTAGATATAGATGATCTAGATAAACTAGATGCGACAAAGATAGTAAGTGATGCTAGAGCTGGCGATATAGATATGCTAGTGGCTATTTGTGCTTTGAATTTATTTGTATTTGAAAAAAAGATAGATGTAAATGAGCTTGGTAAATACTTCTCTTATAGTAAAAACATCTATAAAAATATAACGATACTACGAGATAATAGAGTAGACATAGCAGAGGCTAGTATCTTCGTAAAAGATAGAATAGATATGCTAAAGAGCATAATAAATCTAAAATATGCGGATTTAGCAAAGCTAAAAGAAAATGAAAATTTTTTAGCTAGCATAGACTCTAAGGATATAAGCTCTAGTGATGAAGCTATAGTAATAGCTAATAATAAATCTGCTCAAAATAATGATGATGTAGCTTACAACAATAAAGTAGCAACCGATGATATAAAAGCTCTTATGAACGAGAGTGTGGGAAGTATCTTTTATAAAAACAACGATATCCTTAGTGTAAGTGCAGTGGATAAAAGTATAGTCGATGTTGAAGTATTAAAGGAGATATTTAAGCTAGATAGCAAAAATATGAATCAAAGAATATATCTAAACTCTGCCCTTTTGTCTAAAGCCAATGAAGAGGAGGATTATCCACTTTATTTTAAAGACGAAAAATATAATAGTGATGAGAATATACCTCTAAATTTTACTCATCAGCCAAGAGATGAGGATAAAGATATAGGAAGGCTAAATGTTGCTTATAGAAATTCTCAAGCAAATATATTAAATTATTCACTATTAAATAAGAGTCTAAATATCGATCTAAAACCAACAAGTAAAAAGACTAAAGAAGCTCTTTCGAATTTAAATCAAAGGCAAAATTTACAAAAAGATAATCAATCTAAAGAAATTTCATCTACTGCGACTTCATGCCCTGTCATAGAGGATGACACTATCATTTGCCCACATGGCGGTCATGTGATCTTAAAAAGTAGGGCAGGCAGAAGCATAAGATCAGACGAACAAGGCGTGATACTTGATGTTGATTTTATAAACTCGCCGATAGTAGGCTGCTCAGCTAGGATCCCATGTGTCATAGTAGCTTATGTGCCAAGATCGGCACTTAGTCTAAAAAGCATGAATGATCACTACGCTGTAATGCAAGATCTAGTGCCAAACTGCCTAAGCAACACCGGCTCTTCGCTAAGGTGCATAAAAAAAGAGAATAAACTAAAACTAGAGCATAGTTTAAGTAATCCTAGTATGCAAGATAGTAGTGAAATAATAAAAGATATAAATTTAAATAATGCCTACATAAGGCTTCATATAAAATCAGCCCTTAATCAAACAGATAATCTTGCCGTTTGTATATATAAGCTAAATGATGTGGAATATAAAAACCAAGAGGGATTTAAAGAAATGGAGCTAAATTTAGACGAAGGCTCTGATATAAAAGATAAGAAGCTAAAAGAGTATCTAAAGGCCCGATTTAGAGATGACAAATTTAGTATCTCATCATTTAACTTTAAATACTCGCTTATGGATAAAAATTTTATTTTTATTACTCCTAAATATACTGAGCCTATCTATAAAGATATGACGCTTCCTAAGAGTGGAATAGGATTTTTTCAGTTTGTAGATGATATGAGTGACGATAACAATCTTATCTATATTACGCCAAGTAAAGCAAAAACAGTATGTATAAAATTTGCTTGTGGGCTAGATAGTGAATATAGCGATGATATAAATATAATCAAAACAGTAGTGGTGGCATAACGATGAATGATATAAATATAACCTACTCTTGCGAAGAGAGTTTAAAAAAGATAAAAGAGTACATGGCTGATGCAAAGAGCGTGACGCTTTATACGTCTAGTTTAAACTATCTCTCTTCATATTCTGGCAATATAATTGCAGAGATTGTCTCCGATCTTATCTATTGTAAAGGTAAAGATAAAGACATATCAATAATAACTGATTTTTATGTAGACAAAGAGAGCTTTAAAGATAGCAAACTAAATAGAGTAAGGGAGTTTAAATATAAAGGCATTCCGGTAAAAGTAGTTCATAAAAAAAGTGCTATTGATAAATTCTTTGAAAATTTAAGAGAAGGGCTTACTCCTTTAC is a genomic window containing:
- the ccoG gene encoding cytochrome c oxidase accessory protein CcoG, with the translated sequence MSKEFHLSYAKRRYIFFACITLFVFILPFIRINDAQLFLLSFDKSRVDLFFAKFDMQELYLLPFLFIILFLSIFFLTTLAGRVWCGWSCPQTIFRTIFRDLLQTKILKIRKNIQNKQNEPKGQILKRALAVGIWCILALVISANFLWYFVPPLDFFAYLKEPSEHGVLLAFWLVIAIWLVYDVIILKENFCIYVCPYARVQSVMFDNDTIQVIYNQKRGGVIYNGKEKFKKPKEEGALCTGCEACVRICPTHIDIRKGMQLECINCLECSDACAKVMKHFDESSLIEWRSINSIKEQKRVKILRFRTVAYLVILGIVLTAGVLMSGKKESMLLNINRTSELYKILGENEVENSYVFLVQNTQNKEHTFYFEVDDKNIEISRPNKPFILKAGAKQRVIVTLKSKNENLSDKDLLKHINIKAYATDEPAISVQRQSTFIYPKR
- a CDS encoding efflux transporter outer membrane subunit, which produces MRNKAFILITAAFLAGCSFRPDMPNVDTNFTSTYTYETSDIRDLWWREFNDENLNSLVENTLEKNTNLRVAYLNLEKAKASLGVAEADLLPGINLNIGYEKAKSSGETYTKQPQTRYRKSDINLGLNYEIDLWGRVRNNVAAAEESLNATKFDYDSARLSISSSVAKSYFALVSLNMQEAVLRETLKTYEDTLVLRKTQLDLGSINEMTYLQSKAAVESAKTNLTSILNAKSKAITSLAILTGKSNNEILGGAIASSQNLPASPEISAGISSEILLRRSDVAKALADLKSTNALVGVARAEYFPSISLTGLFGFSSIDFENIFVGNANTWSIGGSLAQKIFDFGRTKNNVAVAKTNEQIAAVNYEAAVKSALGEVRDALVSRQNAKISLEQVKNLLKSQQRIYSLAKEQYDAGYIGHLELLDAQRNLLQAKLQDVSAKLDEVDSAVEVYRAFGGGFKLEK
- a CDS encoding efflux RND transporter permease subunit, producing MFSKFFINRPIFATVISIIIVIAGFMGIKGLPIEEYPSLTPPTVSVSATYSGADAQTIADSVASAIEDQINGVENMLYMQSTSSSAGTMNISVYFKIGSSSKQATIDVNNRVQAALSRLPQEVQNMGVTVRERSGSILQVVGFTNPNMDLIELYNYVNLNIADEIKRVSGIGDTVLIGTKEYSMRIWLKPDRLAHFKLTPSDVISQVKIQNSQYAAGKIGEQPSDGGNPYVYSVRTDGRLKNAAQFGDIIIKSSDGSVLKLKDVATIELGAASYANDAMLNGKPAIPLLLFLQNDANALATANAVKEKLNELKKTYPVGLEHTIAYNPTEFIDVSIDEVIKTFIEAMILVLIVMYFFLKSFRATIIPMLAVPVSIIGTFGGLYIMGFSINLITLFALILAIGIVVDDAIIVIENVERILHEDKEISVKDATFKAMEEVQTPVISIVLVLCAVFVPVSFMEGFVGVIQKQFALTLVVSVCISGFVALTLTPALCAVMLKKQESKPFWIVQKFNDFFDFSTRLFTAGVAKILRHIIISFIVIGILGFATYKLFDAVPKGLVPSEDKGALMVITSLPPSTNMLKTKEEVVSISNAILSNPNVEFTMAFAGYDILASSLRENSAVSFIKLKDWSERKGANNGADTLAGQFNGMLWGSKNSMTFVVNLPPIMGLSMTGGFEMYLQNKSGKSYNEIEADARKVSAIANARPELTNVRTTLETNYRQFKITVDKEKAKLFGVSESEIFSTVAATFGSYYINDFNLAGKSYRVYARAEESFRNNPEDLRKIFVRSYDGGMVPLNSVATLTRTIGPDIVDRFNLFPSAKIMGDPKPGYTSGDAIRAIQEVVNDTLSSEDYAISWAGTAYQEVNSQGTGTVAFIFGMIFVFLILAAQYERWLIPLAVITAVPFAVFGSLLAVWIRGLTNDIYFEIGLLLLIGLAAKNAILIVEFAMQERDSGKSIFDSAINAARLRFRPIVMTSIAFTLGVFPMVISTGAGAASRHSLGTGVVGGMIASTTIAIFFVPMFYYLLENLNEKYWKKGAKKDEK
- a CDS encoding efflux RND transporter periplasmic adaptor subunit, yielding MANFKSALVLSVAVLFLSGCFENKENKAAAGRQMPLSHVDIFTAQKTDIPISFDYTATVASSQDVIIYPKVGGTIIKQFFKPGSKVKAGDKLFLIDPEKYQASFDSLDASVGVANANLKNAETEFKRISALYKKNAVSQKDYDAAVAAYDIANANLVSAKANLKNAKIDLGYTTITAPFDGVVGDNQVDIGSLVIANQTKLVRLTKINPIEAEFYIADVDNLTRKTNLDNGSWQQLNSDAVLSVNGENFNGKVNFIDSVVNTATGSVLAKASFDNNEGKILPGAFGHIKMSGFVQKNAFNIPQVALQQSATNSYVLVVKDGKVSQKNVKIGYQTKNMVAVTEGLEEGDKIIVNNFLKIGVGAPVETDKDLSAEFINGKDANATSSK
- a CDS encoding TetR/AcrR family transcriptional regulator; translated protein: MAISEKGKKRYELIVKTALELFLEKGYEKTSLSDIVAISGGSLSSIYTFFENKEGLFEAIVEQEIDSLIKEIDEKIDLKISHSLEEFLTKFATIIFSITCSKRHISLGRIMMSEGSKNGGKLGKTFLDQILKKNRSCAYKFL
- the rpsU gene encoding 30S ribosomal protein S21, with the protein product MPGIKVHPNESFDEGYRKFKKQTDRNLVVTEARARRFFEPKTEIRKKQKIAARKKMLKRLYMLRRYESRL